In Amycolatopsis coloradensis, one genomic interval encodes:
- a CDS encoding helix-turn-helix domain-containing protein codes for MLIDAESYQRILGDELRKLRRKRGWTRKELNQHLQSEISLQTLATYELGTRHCSVVRLVELCVAMDELPQDLLAKVHRRVFVDEPGRVRVDLRQVIKDEQEELLPLRRWANDRLKRSSDNGSAEVHLDLAALERMAELCGIPTVDLIGRLRRLNPS; via the coding sequence GTGCTGATCGACGCTGAGAGCTATCAGCGGATACTCGGAGACGAGCTCCGCAAGCTCCGCCGCAAACGTGGCTGGACACGCAAGGAACTGAACCAGCATCTGCAAAGCGAGATCTCGCTCCAGACGCTGGCCACCTACGAGCTGGGCACCCGGCACTGTTCCGTGGTGCGACTGGTCGAACTGTGCGTCGCGATGGACGAGCTGCCACAGGACCTGCTGGCCAAGGTGCATCGCCGGGTGTTCGTGGACGAACCGGGCCGGGTCCGGGTCGACCTGCGCCAGGTGATCAAGGACGAGCAAGAAGAACTGCTCCCGCTGCGGCGGTGGGCGAACGACCGGCTCAAACGGTCGAGCGACAACGGCTCCGCCGAGGTCCATCTCGACCTCGCGGCACTGGAACGGATGGCCGAACTCTGCGGCATCCCCACCGTCGATCTCATCGGAAGGCTTCGCCGGCTCAACCCCTCATGA
- a CDS encoding NAD(P)/FAD-dependent oxidoreductase gives MGNRTETGVVIVGTGFSGLGMAIQLRKEGREDFVILEKADDVGGTWRDNTYPGCACDIPSHMYSFSFEQNPGWSRAYSPQPEIWQYMRDVAAKYDLHRFIRFGQEMTGARWDADENRWHVASKSGDEFVAPALVAGVGALHLPQIPKLPGIERFKGRAFHSAQWEHDYDLTGKRVAVVGTGASAIQFVPRIAKDVAELTLFQRTPPWIMPKPDREMPEALRKTFSSVPLLQRAFRNVLYWGLEARAIGFNGQPWVMKIGQRIAKRNIHKSVKDPELRRKLTPDYTMGCKRVLVSNDYYPALARDNVDVVTDGVKEVREHSVVDGAGVEHEVDAIIYGTGFHVTDAFDDLEIIGRDGRNLGKEWATEGMRTYQGITVSGFPNLFFLLGPNTGLGHNSVVFMIEAQISYVAQALRLARGKALDPRPEAQERFNGEIQRKLAKGIWTQGGCKSWYLDAKGVNRTIWPGFTWRYWLDTRKVRREDYELLG, from the coding sequence ATGGGCAACCGCACCGAGACCGGTGTCGTCATCGTCGGGACCGGCTTCTCCGGGCTGGGCATGGCCATTCAGCTGCGCAAAGAGGGCCGCGAGGACTTCGTCATCCTGGAGAAGGCCGACGACGTGGGCGGCACGTGGCGGGACAACACCTACCCCGGCTGCGCCTGCGACATCCCCTCGCATATGTACTCGTTCTCGTTCGAGCAGAACCCCGGCTGGTCCCGCGCGTACTCGCCGCAGCCGGAGATCTGGCAGTACATGCGCGACGTCGCCGCGAAGTACGACCTGCACCGCTTCATCCGCTTCGGCCAGGAGATGACCGGCGCCCGCTGGGACGCGGACGAGAACCGCTGGCACGTCGCCTCGAAGTCGGGGGACGAATTCGTCGCTCCCGCGCTGGTCGCCGGGGTCGGCGCGCTGCACCTGCCGCAGATTCCAAAGCTGCCCGGTATCGAGCGCTTCAAGGGCCGCGCCTTCCACTCGGCGCAGTGGGAACACGACTACGACCTCACCGGCAAACGCGTCGCCGTGGTCGGCACCGGCGCGAGCGCGATCCAGTTCGTGCCTCGGATCGCCAAGGACGTCGCCGAGCTGACGCTCTTCCAGCGGACGCCGCCGTGGATCATGCCGAAGCCGGACCGCGAGATGCCGGAAGCCCTCCGGAAGACGTTCAGCTCGGTGCCGCTGCTGCAGCGTGCCTTCCGCAATGTCCTCTACTGGGGCCTCGAAGCCCGCGCGATCGGCTTCAATGGGCAGCCGTGGGTGATGAAGATCGGCCAGCGCATCGCGAAGCGCAACATCCACAAGAGCGTCAAGGACCCGGAGCTGCGCCGGAAGCTGACGCCGGACTACACCATGGGATGCAAGCGGGTCCTGGTCTCCAACGACTACTACCCGGCGCTCGCGCGGGACAACGTCGACGTCGTCACCGACGGCGTGAAGGAGGTCCGCGAGCACAGCGTCGTCGACGGCGCCGGTGTCGAGCACGAGGTCGACGCGATCATCTACGGCACCGGATTCCACGTCACCGACGCCTTCGACGACCTGGAGATCATCGGCCGCGACGGGCGCAACCTCGGCAAGGAGTGGGCGACCGAGGGGATGCGGACGTATCAGGGCATCACGGTGTCCGGCTTCCCGAACCTGTTCTTCCTGCTCGGCCCGAACACCGGGCTGGGGCACAACTCCGTGGTGTTCATGATCGAAGCGCAGATCTCGTACGTCGCGCAGGCGCTGCGGCTCGCGCGTGGCAAGGCGCTCGACCCGCGGCCGGAGGCGCAGGAGCGCTTCAACGGCGAGATCCAGCGCAAACTCGCCAAGGGCATCTGGACCCAGGGCGGCTGCAAGAGCTGGTACCTCGACGCGAAGGGCGTCAACCGCACGATCTGGCCGGGCTTCACCTGGCGGTACTGGCTCGACACCCGCAAGGTGCGCCGCGAGGACTACGAACTCCTCGGCTGA
- a CDS encoding TetR/AcrR family transcriptional regulator, translated as MRQMIEIAEEVFAERGYSAASMDDIAERVGVSKPMLYEYFNSKEGLLLACIQQSRAALREVTERATVGATSAEDALRRGLLAFFVFIRERRQAWSLLRHEMALIGTGAADEIEQTRRQQTDLIAALMGDYFDAGDDLRAEASAEFVVGACERLAIWCERHEDVSPETATGYAMDVLWSGLSARAR; from the coding sequence ATGCGGCAGATGATCGAAATCGCCGAAGAGGTCTTCGCCGAACGCGGCTACAGCGCGGCCTCGATGGACGACATCGCGGAACGCGTCGGGGTCTCCAAGCCGATGCTCTACGAGTACTTCAACTCGAAAGAGGGGCTGCTGCTGGCCTGCATCCAGCAGTCGCGGGCGGCGCTGCGCGAGGTCACCGAACGGGCGACCGTCGGCGCGACGTCCGCCGAGGACGCGCTGCGGCGCGGACTGCTCGCCTTCTTCGTCTTCATCCGGGAACGACGGCAGGCCTGGTCGCTGCTCCGCCACGAGATGGCACTGATCGGGACCGGCGCCGCCGACGAGATCGAGCAGACCCGGCGCCAGCAGACCGACCTGATCGCCGCACTGATGGGTGACTACTTCGACGCGGGAGACGACCTCCGCGCCGAGGCGTCCGCGGAGTTCGTCGTCGGCGCGTGCGAGCGGCTCGCGATCTGGTGCGAACGACACGAGGACGTCAGCCCCGAAACCGCGACCGGATACGCCATGGATGTCCTCTGGTCAGGCCTGTCCGCGCGGGCCCGCTGA
- a CDS encoding dihydrofolate reductase family protein — MTNPTGRRVTANISLTLDGHYSGPGGPGDMGAIVSYATTDVARAHLARIHEKATTAVLGRLNAEGFLGFWPTIAADENADPRDRAYAKWLVDAEKVVFSTTLTEAPWDRARVVNAPVADVIAGLKANGEGDILVNSSASVIKALLADDLIDRLYLMICPEITGGGQRLFVDGLPASKWALAYQEAGELGEMALVYDRVLSCSQ; from the coding sequence ATGACGAACCCGACCGGCCGCCGCGTCACCGCGAACATCAGCCTCACCCTCGACGGCCACTACAGCGGCCCCGGCGGACCGGGCGACATGGGCGCGATCGTCTCGTACGCCACGACCGACGTCGCCCGTGCCCACCTCGCCCGCATCCACGAAAAGGCGACCACCGCGGTGCTCGGCAGGCTGAACGCCGAAGGATTCCTGGGCTTCTGGCCCACCATCGCCGCCGACGAGAACGCCGACCCGCGCGACCGCGCCTACGCGAAGTGGCTGGTGGACGCCGAAAAGGTCGTCTTCTCCACGACACTGACCGAAGCGCCCTGGGACCGCGCCCGCGTCGTGAACGCCCCCGTCGCCGACGTCATCGCCGGCCTGAAGGCGAACGGGGAAGGCGACATCCTGGTCAACAGCAGCGCCAGCGTCATCAAGGCCCTGCTCGCGGACGACCTGATCGACCGGCTGTACCTGATGATCTGCCCCGAGATCACCGGCGGCGGGCAGCGGCTGTTCGTCGACGGCCTGCCCGCGTCGAAGTGGGCGCTCGCTTACCAGGAGGCCGGGGAACTGGGGGAGATGGCGCTGGTCTACGACCGGGTGCTCAGTTGCTCACAGTGA
- a CDS encoding short chain dehydrogenase has translation MKILVVGATGTIGTAVTEALTARGHTVLPASRSGEIKVDVEQPATFDALFAAEPGIEHVVCCAGSGSLVPVDDGTDEEFTQGLQGKLLGQVLLLRRAIPRLPDGGSITLTAGRIPETLRGSAFGVLTNAGLEAFIAAAARELPRGLRVNAVSPGWVRETLAALGEPEGGTPAADVARSYVEAVENADLTGRTLVP, from the coding sequence ATGAAGATCCTCGTGGTCGGTGCCACCGGGACGATCGGGACCGCGGTCACCGAAGCGCTCACCGCGCGCGGCCACACCGTGCTCCCCGCGTCCCGCTCCGGTGAGATCAAGGTGGACGTCGAGCAGCCCGCCACGTTCGACGCGCTCTTCGCCGCCGAGCCGGGGATCGAGCACGTCGTATGCTGTGCGGGGAGCGGCTCGCTGGTGCCGGTCGACGACGGCACCGACGAAGAGTTCACCCAAGGGCTGCAAGGAAAACTGCTGGGGCAGGTATTACTGCTGCGGCGCGCGATCCCGCGTCTGCCGGACGGCGGCTCGATCACCCTGACCGCCGGCCGGATCCCCGAGACGTTGCGCGGCAGCGCTTTCGGAGTCCTGACCAACGCCGGTCTCGAAGCGTTCATCGCCGCGGCAGCCCGCGAGCTGCCCCGCGGTCTCCGGGTCAACGCCGTCAGCCCCGGCTGGGTGAGGGAAACCCTCGCCGCACTCGGCGAACCGGAAGGCGGCACCCCGGCGGCCGACGTCGCGCGGAGCTACGTCGAGGCCGTGGAGAACGCGGACCTCACGGGGCGCACGCTGGTGCCGTAA
- a CDS encoding methyltransferase: MTTHDKDRQEFLRLTGLATPMALRVAVTLGLPDRLSGQGAAVDDLAAELGQSPLALGLLLGHLATLGVVEATPTGYRTTDYGAKLRADAGNGLAGLLDMNAAGGRGELAFVELAHSIATGQAGYVRRYGKDFWTDLAEQPHLRETFDRQMTQRFLTQVPRFVSGFDWSRFGTLVDVGGGHGSLLAAILKANPSMRGHLVDLAPTATAAEQELRAQGLEDRVEVTAGSFFDPLPAGADAYLLSDILHDWDDEHAQHILARCAEAAEPGGRVLVIEAVGGIGAQTEWDLVMLVLYGGRERRLDELRELAAAHGLVFDSITTLTEERSLLEFHREDIP; encoded by the coding sequence GTGACCACCCATGACAAGGACAGACAGGAATTCCTCCGGCTGACCGGGCTCGCGACGCCGATGGCGTTGCGGGTCGCCGTGACCTTGGGACTACCGGACAGGTTGTCCGGGCAAGGCGCGGCCGTCGACGATCTGGCGGCGGAGCTGGGCCAATCTCCGCTCGCTCTCGGCCTGTTGCTCGGACATCTCGCGACCCTCGGCGTCGTCGAGGCGACTCCGACCGGCTACCGCACCACCGACTATGGAGCGAAACTCCGCGCCGACGCCGGAAACGGTCTGGCCGGGCTCCTGGACATGAACGCCGCCGGCGGGCGGGGCGAGCTGGCGTTCGTCGAACTCGCGCACAGCATCGCCACCGGTCAGGCGGGGTACGTCCGCCGCTACGGCAAGGACTTCTGGACCGATCTCGCCGAGCAGCCCCATCTCCGGGAGACGTTCGACCGGCAGATGACCCAGCGGTTCCTGACGCAGGTGCCGAGGTTCGTCTCCGGGTTCGACTGGTCCCGGTTCGGCACGCTCGTCGACGTCGGCGGGGGTCACGGCAGCCTGCTCGCCGCGATCCTGAAGGCCAACCCCTCGATGCGCGGCCATCTCGTCGACCTCGCGCCGACCGCGACGGCCGCGGAACAGGAACTGCGCGCGCAGGGCCTCGAAGACCGCGTCGAGGTCACCGCGGGCAGCTTCTTCGACCCGCTCCCGGCCGGCGCGGACGCCTACCTGCTCTCCGACATCCTCCACGACTGGGACGACGAGCACGCCCAGCACATCCTGGCCCGCTGTGCCGAGGCGGCCGAGCCCGGAGGCCGGGTCCTCGTCATCGAGGCGGTCGGCGGGATCGGGGCGCAGACCGAGTGGGACCTGGTGATGCTCGTGCTCTACGGCGGCCGCGAGCGGCGCCTCGACGAACTTCGCGAGCTCGCCGCCGCGCACGGACTGGTCTTCGACTCCATCACCACGCTGACCGAGGAGCGAAGCCTGCTGGAGTTCCATCGCGAAGATATTCCTTGA
- a CDS encoding LCP family protein gives MGLTGYAWAAMDGLTFANVGIGADEGEKPADGARDILLVGLDSRTDAQGNPLSKEVLAQLRAGQADGELNTDSLIFVHIPNDGSKAVAISLPRDSYVDIPGGYGKHKINSAYARAMLDERKKQQENGVSDPKELDQKANEAGAKTLIKTVEQLTGSTIDNYAAINLLGFSEITQAIGGVDVCLNNDVNDQFSGAKFTKGPHTISGVEALGFVRQRHGLPRGDLDRVVRQQVFMAGMARKVLSAGTLANPGKLNDLITAIKKSVVLNQNWDVFGFAQQMKSLTGGQLEFRTIPIVNIEYKTPNDGVAIQVDPKQVKNFVQGLAGPQPGEQQQAPPAESPNKATTVDVRNSTNRDGLASSVLKQLVDKGFTAGDTATASARKKTVVWVAKGEKAAGQAVADALGGNPTVQEDKSVEAGHVMVFLGSDFKAPSGAEGSGSSQNAAGSSAAAPPPEQSDEKPITAEGVPCVN, from the coding sequence ATGGGCCTGACCGGGTACGCGTGGGCCGCGATGGACGGCCTGACCTTCGCGAACGTCGGCATCGGCGCGGACGAAGGCGAGAAGCCCGCCGACGGCGCCCGCGACATCCTGCTCGTCGGTCTCGACAGCCGCACGGACGCGCAGGGCAACCCGCTGTCGAAGGAAGTGCTGGCCCAGCTGCGCGCCGGGCAGGCCGACGGCGAGCTGAACACCGACTCGCTGATCTTCGTGCACATCCCGAACGACGGCTCCAAGGCCGTCGCGATCTCGCTGCCGCGCGACTCCTACGTCGACATCCCCGGCGGCTACGGGAAGCACAAGATCAACTCGGCCTACGCCCGCGCGATGCTCGACGAGCGCAAGAAGCAGCAGGAGAACGGCGTCTCCGACCCGAAGGAACTCGACCAGAAGGCCAACGAGGCCGGGGCGAAGACCCTGATCAAGACGGTCGAGCAGCTGACCGGCTCGACCATCGACAACTACGCCGCCATCAACCTGCTGGGCTTCAGCGAGATCACGCAGGCCATCGGCGGGGTCGACGTCTGCCTCAACAACGACGTCAACGACCAGTTCTCCGGCGCGAAGTTCACCAAGGGCCCGCACACCATCTCCGGCGTCGAGGCGCTCGGCTTCGTCCGGCAGCGGCACGGGCTGCCGCGCGGCGACCTCGACCGCGTCGTCCGGCAGCAGGTGTTCATGGCCGGGATGGCGCGGAAGGTGCTGTCGGCGGGCACGCTCGCGAACCCCGGCAAGCTCAACGACCTGATCACGGCCATCAAGAAGTCGGTCGTGCTCAACCAGAACTGGGACGTCTTCGGCTTCGCGCAGCAGATGAAGAGCCTGACCGGCGGCCAGCTCGAGTTCCGGACGATCCCGATCGTCAACATCGAGTACAAGACCCCGAACGACGGCGTCGCCATCCAGGTCGACCCGAAGCAGGTGAAGAACTTCGTCCAGGGGCTCGCGGGCCCGCAGCCGGGCGAACAGCAGCAAGCTCCGCCCGCCGAGTCGCCCAACAAGGCGACCACGGTCGACGTCCGCAACTCGACGAACCGCGACGGGCTGGCCTCGTCGGTGCTGAAGCAGCTCGTCGACAAGGGCTTCACCGCGGGCGACACGGCCACCGCGAGCGCGCGCAAGAAGACGGTGGTCTGGGTCGCCAAGGGCGAGAAGGCGGCGGGCCAGGCGGTCGCCGACGCGCTCGGCGGCAACCCGACCGTCCAGGAGGACAAGAGCGTCGAGGCCGGGCACGTGATGGTCTTCCTCGGCTCGGACTTCAAGGCGCCGAGCGGCGCCGAGGGCTCCGGCTCCTCGCAGAACGCCGCCGGTTCGTCGGCCGCCGCACCCCCGCCCGAGCAGTCCGACGAGAAGCCGATCACCGCCGAAGGCGTGCCCTGCGTCAACTGA
- a CDS encoding metalloregulator ArsR/SmtB family transcription factor, producing MEQIAAALGDGARRRIVELLAERPRSVGELAELTGLRQPQTTKHLQTLARAGLVTVFPLGQRRVYAAEAGPLKDFDERLRTLIATIEANEGERDVLTRYQAAISADAASAKQDRWADGRAFSFDRLLAASPDAVWRHWIEPALLASWWAPPSMTVTDCVIEPRAGGRAVLDYRDAEGRYRSAGEVRAATEPEHLEFGLSVLDAKGDVFFTGHYDVKFAEAPGGTRLRLDLRITETAVEAVPFIAGIETGWGQVLDNLAARLTHEKD from the coding sequence ATGGAGCAGATCGCAGCAGCACTGGGAGACGGGGCGAGGCGGCGCATCGTCGAGCTTCTCGCCGAGCGGCCCCGGTCCGTCGGTGAGCTCGCCGAGCTGACCGGTCTGCGGCAGCCGCAGACCACCAAGCACCTGCAGACCCTCGCCCGCGCCGGCCTCGTGACGGTTTTCCCGCTGGGGCAGCGCCGGGTCTACGCGGCCGAAGCGGGCCCGCTGAAGGACTTCGATGAGCGGCTGCGGACGCTGATCGCGACCATCGAGGCGAACGAGGGCGAGCGAGACGTCCTCACGCGCTATCAGGCCGCGATCTCCGCGGACGCCGCCTCCGCGAAGCAGGACCGGTGGGCGGACGGGCGGGCGTTCTCGTTCGACCGTCTGCTCGCCGCTTCGCCGGACGCAGTCTGGCGGCATTGGATCGAGCCCGCGCTGCTCGCGTCCTGGTGGGCGCCGCCTTCGATGACCGTCACCGACTGCGTCATCGAGCCGCGGGCCGGGGGCCGGGCCGTACTCGACTACCGCGACGCGGAAGGGCGATACCGCTCCGCGGGCGAGGTCCGCGCCGCGACCGAACCCGAACACCTCGAATTCGGCCTCTCGGTACTGGACGCCAAGGGGGACGTCTTCTTCACCGGTCACTACGACGTGAAGTTCGCCGAGGCGCCGGGCGGGACCCGGCTCCGGCTCGATCTGCGCATCACCGAAACGGCCGTCGAGGCGGTCCCCTTCATCGCCGGGATCGAAACCGGCTGGGGTCAGGTGCTCGACAACCTCGCAGCTCGGCTCACTCACGAAAAGGACTGA
- a CDS encoding DUF3618 domain-containing protein: protein MARDPETIEREIEQARNALVATLDQLGTKANPAKLVDSAKTGLRAKLDEPKVKYPLIGGAVLIGVLLIRKLLK, encoded by the coding sequence GTGGCTCGCGATCCCGAGACCATCGAGCGTGAGATCGAGCAGGCCAGGAACGCGCTGGTCGCCACGCTCGACCAGCTGGGCACGAAGGCGAACCCCGCGAAGCTGGTGGATTCCGCGAAGACCGGTCTGCGCGCGAAGCTGGACGAGCCCAAGGTGAAGTACCCGCTCATCGGCGGGGCGGTGCTGATCGGCGTGCTGCTGATCCGCAAACTCCTGAAGTAG
- a CDS encoding DinB family protein — MSASRTELSRWQFDLTWSLFEYHLADLEPADFRWEPSALCWTIRPDGTPDWADTEPDPIPVPTIAWLTWHIGWWWSVALDHANGRTPREREEITWPGEESTVEWLRGLHEEWLAVLDRLTDADLEAPSAYPWGEEAGLTFAHTVAWVNSELMKNVSEIGQLRLLRRSSV; from the coding sequence GTGTCCGCATCGCGTACCGAACTGTCGCGCTGGCAGTTCGATCTGACCTGGTCGTTGTTCGAATACCACCTCGCCGACCTCGAACCGGCGGACTTCCGTTGGGAGCCGTCGGCGCTTTGCTGGACGATCCGGCCGGACGGCACTCCCGACTGGGCCGACACCGAACCCGACCCCATCCCGGTCCCCACGATCGCCTGGCTCACCTGGCATATCGGCTGGTGGTGGAGTGTCGCGCTGGATCACGCGAACGGGCGGACTCCGCGCGAGCGCGAGGAGATCACCTGGCCCGGTGAAGAATCCACCGTCGAATGGCTGCGCGGGCTTCACGAAGAATGGCTGGCCGTCTTGGATCGCTTGACCGACGCCGACCTCGAAGCGCCCTCCGCCTATCCGTGGGGCGAGGAGGCCGGGCTGACCTTCGCCCACACTGTCGCCTGGGTGAACTCCGAACTGATGAAGAACGTATCCGAGATCGGACAGCTCAGGTTGCTGCGGCGCAGCTCGGTGTGA
- a CDS encoding aminotransferase class IV family protein, giving the protein MTPHVARLNGRTATAEELAPLAFAGFAHFTAMQVRDGRVRGLDLHLDRLRTASLELFGDALPDDRIRSYVREALEPGPADVSLTVTIHQPGDLEVLVRTRPPASGPAGPLALTAVDHERVLPAIKHTGEMAKTYFRRQAIGEGFDDAAFVDRRGRLSEATIWNLAFWDGDTVVWPDAGLLRGTTMGIVQRRLGALGVPQRIQEVTLADLPGLGGAVVMNSWTPGIAVRRIGAAPLPSAPAFVAALRQAYESEPLTRP; this is encoded by the coding sequence ATGACTCCTCATGTCGCGCGGCTGAACGGCCGGACGGCGACCGCCGAAGAGCTGGCGCCGCTCGCCTTCGCCGGTTTCGCGCACTTCACGGCCATGCAGGTGCGTGACGGCCGCGTGCGCGGTCTCGACCTGCACCTGGACCGGCTCCGGACCGCCTCGCTGGAGCTGTTCGGCGACGCCCTGCCCGACGACCGGATCCGTTCGTACGTGCGCGAGGCGCTGGAGCCCGGCCCGGCCGATGTCTCCCTCACCGTGACGATCCACCAGCCGGGGGACCTCGAAGTCCTGGTGCGCACCCGGCCGCCGGCGTCCGGTCCGGCGGGGCCGCTGGCGCTGACGGCCGTGGACCACGAGCGCGTCCTCCCGGCCATCAAGCACACCGGCGAGATGGCGAAGACGTACTTCCGGCGGCAGGCCATCGGCGAAGGATTCGACGACGCGGCGTTCGTCGACCGCCGGGGAAGGCTGAGCGAGGCGACGATCTGGAACCTCGCGTTCTGGGACGGCGATACGGTGGTGTGGCCCGACGCCGGCCTGCTACGGGGAACGACGATGGGCATCGTCCAGCGGCGGCTGGGCGCACTCGGCGTGCCGCAACGGATCCAGGAGGTCACGCTCGCGGACCTGCCGGGCCTCGGCGGCGCGGTGGTCATGAACTCGTGGACGCCGGGGATCGCGGTGCGCCGGATCGGTGCGGCGCCGCTGCCCTCCGCCCCGGCGTTCGTCGCGGCGCTGCGCCAGGCTTACGAATCCGAACCTCTCACGCGACCTTGA
- a CDS encoding ATP-binding protein, producing MRFQGRTTDLALLDRQLRVVRDALATTPGQAVIVTGRRRVGKSRLVQEFCDRSGVPYVVFQASRGRNPAAERVDFAAALAQSGLPGADLVAGATGADWNQALRGLAVAVPEHEPSIVVLDEVPWLVEQDSEFEGALQTVWDRYLSAKPVLLLLVGSDLSTMEALQEYGRPFHGRAARMLVRPLDPGDVQEMTALDSAEAIDAFLITGGFPEIVQRWKPATDRVAFLRDQLADPLSPLLMAGELSLLGEVPEPSHSRSALEAIGTGERTFSTIANRIGAGDPIPSGTLAPILSVLTAKRIVAVDTPLAVRPDTKNKRYRIEDSYLRFWLTFLQRGIAEVERGRGDLVAARIERSWTSWRGRAVEPVVRTALARLLPDERLPGAEFVGGWWNRQNNPEIDLVGADRERPAATRIAFTGSIKWLENDFFGKRELENLIAGSMSIPGRDHTTPLIAVSRAGVEEGLPLAATFGPDELIKAWRR from the coding sequence ATGAGGTTTCAAGGACGTACGACCGATCTCGCTCTGCTGGACAGGCAGCTGCGGGTGGTCCGTGACGCGCTCGCCACCACTCCTGGGCAGGCCGTAATCGTCACCGGCCGTCGTCGAGTGGGGAAGTCGCGGCTGGTCCAAGAGTTCTGCGACCGCTCGGGCGTGCCGTACGTCGTGTTTCAAGCCTCTCGTGGACGTAATCCGGCGGCCGAGCGCGTCGACTTCGCCGCCGCGCTCGCCCAGTCCGGACTGCCTGGCGCGGATCTCGTCGCCGGCGCGACCGGTGCCGATTGGAACCAGGCCTTGCGTGGCCTGGCGGTCGCCGTTCCCGAGCACGAGCCGAGCATCGTCGTCCTCGATGAGGTGCCCTGGCTTGTCGAGCAGGACAGTGAGTTCGAAGGCGCCCTTCAGACCGTATGGGATCGGTACCTGTCCGCGAAGCCGGTGCTTTTGCTGCTCGTCGGCAGTGATCTGTCGACGATGGAGGCCCTCCAGGAGTATGGCCGCCCGTTCCACGGCCGTGCCGCCCGCATGCTCGTCCGCCCCCTCGATCCTGGTGACGTCCAGGAGATGACCGCGCTCGATTCGGCTGAGGCGATCGACGCCTTTCTGATCACCGGGGGTTTTCCCGAGATCGTCCAACGCTGGAAACCGGCCACCGATCGAGTGGCGTTCTTGCGCGACCAGCTCGCGGACCCGCTCTCGCCCTTGTTGATGGCCGGCGAGCTTTCCCTGCTCGGCGAAGTTCCCGAGCCGTCACACAGCCGCTCGGCCTTGGAGGCGATCGGAACCGGCGAACGCACGTTCAGCACGATCGCCAACCGGATCGGCGCCGGCGATCCGATCCCTTCAGGCACTCTCGCGCCGATCCTCAGCGTGCTGACGGCCAAACGCATCGTCGCCGTCGACACCCCCTTGGCCGTTCGCCCCGACACCAAGAACAAGCGCTACCGGATCGAAGACTCGTACCTGCGGTTCTGGCTCACCTTCTTGCAGCGGGGAATCGCCGAGGTCGAACGTGGCCGCGGCGATCTGGTGGCCGCGCGGATCGAGCGATCATGGACCTCTTGGCGTGGCCGAGCCGTCGAGCCGGTCGTTCGTACCGCGCTTGCCCGGCTGTTGCCTGACGAGCGGCTCCCTGGAGCCGAGTTCGTCGGCGGTTGGTGGAACCGGCAGAACAACCCGGAGATCGACCTGGTCGGCGCCGATCGTGAGCGACCCGCGGCGACCCGCATCGCGTTCACCGGATCCATCAAGTGGCTGGAAAACGACTTCTTCGGGAAGCGCGAGCTGGAGAACCTCATCGCCGGATCCATGTCGATCCCAGGGCGCGACCACACCACTCCGCTGATTGCCGTCTCTCGCGCGGGTGTTGAAGAAGGTCTGCCGCTGGCTGCGACTTTCGGTCCGGATGAGCTCATCAAGGCGTGGCGGCGTTGA